In Amycolatopsis coloradensis, one genomic interval encodes:
- a CDS encoding BTAD domain-containing putative transcriptional regulator, producing MRFDLLGPFNVVHDGRPVVLRGATQRAVLAYLLLRHNEVIATSTLLQAIWADEIPATARKMVQNAVSGLRSTLAQRTGATEQAMLLTHAPGYLLRVDSEQVDAARFRRLAAEGRTAQAAGNVEQAVSAYREALSLWRGPVLADLTETGVVWPELVALEDQRIAVHEDLFGLELDRGHHHEVLTDLRGLAEANPNRERLNAQLMTALYRCGRHVDALEVYRATRASLAEGLGLEPGKELRELERAILQHDETLLTRRPDPAPRPDPEPAPVAEPLPFTPAPVIALPRTEPVESERKPVVAVGVALATPDDDPEEAMEAQARLRTVVEEEAIAAGAHLPGESGPVVLALFGLPRTGDDDAVHATRTALRILDRLATAGIATQIGVDSGDVLVEFTAAGPGQVAGPVLDRCVRSALRAPEGRIRVSDAVREASEPAVVHEASEDSPGWWHAVSARQHPIAEPADPRGFVGRDHDRDLLNHLLGFVERGGRPHRVTVFGEPGIGKTRLLAEFAETLAEQPRIRVLDAGADVAEAFAVVPGLLPQTASRLRTEGGDAALRAAATELTAYGPLVVLADDLHRADAETRDSVDRLGEACAGLPVLIVASARPGLLEAEHGERCGTTVTLAPLADDAVGKLLDKLLPGTARLIRGRQELIARIGGNPRFAHAYAEEVHGRTTPFPGLGQAMTPPLVRRTLAAQLDSLPAAEKSLLKAASLAGDAFTAEDVAAVCGRDTAEIEGTLSRLASRAVLRREDDAGYTFRRATLRELVYQRIPRATRTALLRRPVPRRVEALA from the coding sequence GTGCGTTTCGACCTCCTCGGCCCCTTCAACGTCGTGCACGACGGACGTCCGGTCGTGTTGCGCGGGGCGACCCAGCGAGCCGTGCTCGCCTATCTGCTGTTGCGGCACAACGAGGTCATCGCCACCAGCACGCTGCTGCAGGCGATCTGGGCGGACGAGATCCCCGCCACCGCGCGCAAGATGGTGCAGAACGCCGTTTCGGGGCTGCGCTCGACGCTGGCCCAGCGCACCGGCGCCACCGAGCAGGCGATGCTGCTCACGCACGCGCCCGGTTACCTGCTGCGCGTCGACAGCGAGCAGGTCGACGCCGCCCGGTTCCGGCGGCTCGCCGCCGAAGGGCGGACGGCGCAGGCGGCCGGGAATGTCGAGCAGGCCGTGTCGGCTTATCGTGAAGCGCTCTCGCTGTGGCGTGGCCCGGTGCTCGCCGACCTCACCGAGACCGGTGTGGTGTGGCCCGAGCTGGTCGCGCTGGAGGACCAGCGGATCGCCGTCCACGAGGACCTTTTCGGCTTGGAGCTGGACCGCGGGCACCACCACGAGGTACTCACCGATCTGCGCGGGCTGGCGGAGGCCAACCCGAACCGCGAGCGGCTCAACGCCCAGCTGATGACCGCGCTCTACCGCTGCGGCCGTCACGTGGACGCGCTCGAGGTCTACCGCGCGACGCGCGCCAGCCTCGCCGAAGGGCTCGGCCTGGAGCCGGGCAAGGAGCTGCGCGAGCTGGAACGCGCGATCCTCCAGCACGACGAAACCCTGCTCACCCGGCGGCCGGATCCGGCGCCGCGTCCCGACCCCGAGCCCGCACCGGTGGCCGAGCCACTGCCGTTCACGCCCGCACCGGTGATCGCCTTGCCCCGCACGGAGCCCGTCGAGAGCGAGCGGAAGCCGGTCGTCGCGGTCGGGGTCGCGCTCGCCACGCCGGACGACGATCCCGAAGAGGCCATGGAGGCGCAGGCTCGGTTGCGGACCGTCGTCGAGGAGGAGGCCATCGCCGCGGGCGCGCATCTGCCCGGCGAGTCGGGGCCGGTGGTGCTGGCCCTGTTCGGTCTCCCCCGGACCGGTGACGACGACGCCGTCCACGCGACCCGGACGGCGTTGCGGATCCTCGATCGCCTGGCCACCGCCGGGATCGCGACCCAGATCGGTGTCGACAGCGGGGACGTTCTCGTCGAGTTCACCGCCGCCGGGCCCGGACAGGTGGCAGGCCCCGTCCTGGACCGCTGTGTCCGCTCGGCGCTACGCGCGCCCGAAGGCCGGATCCGCGTCTCGGACGCGGTCCGCGAAGCCTCCGAGCCCGCCGTGGTGCACGAAGCATCCGAAGACTCGCCTGGCTGGTGGCACGCCGTCTCGGCCCGTCAACATCCGATCGCCGAGCCCGCCGATCCCCGCGGCTTCGTCGGCCGTGACCACGACCGCGATCTGCTGAACCACCTTCTCGGTTTCGTCGAGCGCGGCGGGCGCCCGCATCGGGTGACCGTGTTCGGCGAGCCCGGGATCGGCAAGACACGGCTCCTCGCCGAGTTCGCCGAAACCCTCGCCGAGCAGCCCCGCATCCGCGTGCTGGACGCCGGGGCCGACGTCGCCGAGGCGTTCGCCGTCGTTCCCGGGCTGCTCCCCCAGACCGCGTCCCGGCTGCGCACCGAGGGCGGCGACGCCGCGCTTCGGGCCGCTGCCACCGAACTGACCGCCTACGGGCCGCTGGTGGTGCTGGCCGATGACCTGCACCGCGCCGACGCCGAGACCCGCGACTCCGTCGACCGGCTCGGTGAAGCGTGTGCGGGGCTGCCGGTCCTGATCGTCGCCTCCGCACGGCCCGGGCTGCTGGAAGCCGAACACGGCGAGCGATGCGGCACGACGGTGACGCTGGCCCCGCTGGCCGACGACGCCGTCGGCAAGCTGCTCGACAAGCTTCTGCCCGGTACCGCCCGGCTCATCCGCGGCAGGCAGGAGCTGATCGCCAGGATCGGCGGCAACCCCAGGTTCGCGCACGCGTACGCCGAGGAGGTACACGGCCGCACCACCCCGTTTCCGGGACTCGGCCAGGCGATGACGCCGCCGTTGGTCCGCCGGACGCTCGCCGCGCAGCTCGACAGCCTGCCCGCCGCCGAGAAGTCGCTGCTGAAGGCGGCCAGCCTCGCCGGGGACGCCTTCACCGCCGAAGACGTCGCCGCGGTCTGCGGCCGCGACACCGCCGAGATCGAGGGGACGCTGTCCCGGCTCGCGAGCCGCGCGGTGTTGCGCCGGGAGGACGACGCCGGCTACACGTTCCGCCGTGCGACCTTGCGGGAGCTGGTCTACCAGCGGATCCCGCGCGCGACCCGCACCGCGCTGCTCCGGCGCCCGGTCCCGCGCCGCGTCGAAGCGCTGGCCTGA
- a CDS encoding 4'-phosphopantetheinyl transferase family protein, giving the protein MTTQWFPAWKQPSGALGERLSPGRDVHVWRIALARVLAPGSSEAYGLLGALSEDELRRAAAIAVDEERARFLAAHVALRDILASYTGTPPSELRFTRDGDRPALAGATGIEFSLSRSGALALVAVAAGVRVGVDVEEVREVDHGGLAARTLRPEEAAAVREPLTFFRYWTCKEAYLKVDGTGLAGLPGPSFTLTGGDVAFEDRPEWTITELDAGAGNAAALAVPVRPVTVRAFDWLPGRRRTAGEYRKGGVK; this is encoded by the coding sequence ATGACCACGCAGTGGTTCCCGGCGTGGAAACAGCCCTCGGGCGCGCTGGGCGAACGGCTCAGCCCCGGCCGGGACGTGCACGTGTGGCGGATCGCCCTCGCGCGGGTGCTCGCCCCGGGCTCGTCCGAGGCCTACGGTCTGCTCGGCGCGCTCTCCGAAGACGAGCTGCGCCGGGCCGCCGCGATCGCGGTGGACGAGGAACGGGCCCGGTTCCTGGCCGCGCATGTCGCGCTGCGCGACATCCTCGCGTCGTACACGGGCACCCCGCCGTCCGAGCTGCGGTTCACCCGCGACGGCGACCGCCCGGCACTGGCAGGCGCGACGGGGATCGAATTCAGCCTGTCCCGGTCCGGCGCGCTGGCGCTGGTCGCGGTCGCGGCCGGGGTCCGGGTCGGCGTGGACGTCGAGGAGGTCCGGGAGGTCGACCACGGCGGACTGGCCGCGCGGACACTGCGTCCGGAAGAGGCCGCCGCCGTCCGCGAGCCGCTGACCTTCTTCCGGTACTGGACCTGCAAGGAGGCCTACCTCAAGGTCGACGGCACCGGACTGGCCGGACTGCCGGGGCCCTCCTTCACCCTCACCGGCGGCGACGTCGCCTTCGAAGACCGTCCTGAATGGACGATCACGGAACTGGACGCCGGCGCCGGCAACGCGGCCGCGCTGGCCGTCCCGGTGCGCCCGGTCACCGTGCGTGCCTTCGACTGGCTTCCCGGCAGGCGGCGAACGGCCGGGGAGTATCGGAAAGGCGGAGTGAAATGA
- a CDS encoding thioesterase II family protein, translating to MTAPSTACPWLPGGIPPAEAAKLFCFPHAGASAAVYREWVLAAGERLVVLPVQLPGRAERGRETPHEDVESLVEAAIEGLGDALTGDFAFFGHSVGALTAYLLTRRLAERGATLPKHLFVSGRAAPQLPDTRLQLRALPDERLAAELHALGGLPDVLRRERELLAMFLPLMRADLAVNETYRHVPGEPLPVPLTVFGGDRDPRADLDELAAWLELATDSTMVTYPGGHFYLEQHRAALLDVIHRKLGR from the coding sequence ATGACCGCTCCGAGCACGGCATGTCCCTGGCTGCCCGGCGGGATCCCGCCTGCCGAGGCGGCCAAGCTGTTCTGTTTCCCGCACGCCGGAGCGAGCGCGGCGGTCTACCGGGAATGGGTCCTCGCGGCGGGCGAAAGGCTGGTCGTCCTGCCGGTCCAGTTGCCCGGCCGTGCCGAACGCGGTCGCGAGACACCGCACGAAGACGTCGAAAGCCTTGTCGAGGCGGCGATCGAGGGGCTCGGGGACGCGCTCACCGGTGACTTCGCGTTCTTCGGGCACAGTGTCGGCGCCCTGACCGCGTACCTGCTCACCCGCAGGCTCGCGGAGCGCGGGGCCACGCTGCCGAAGCATCTGTTCGTGTCAGGGCGGGCGGCCCCGCAGCTGCCCGACACCCGGCTCCAGCTGCGGGCTTTGCCCGACGAGCGGCTCGCCGCCGAACTGCACGCCCTCGGCGGTCTGCCGGACGTCCTGCGCCGCGAGCGCGAACTGCTGGCGATGTTCCTGCCGCTGATGCGGGCCGATCTGGCGGTCAACGAGACCTACCGGCATGTCCCGGGGGAACCGTTGCCGGTGCCGCTGACCGTGTTCGGCGGCGACCGCGATCCGCGGGCCGATCTGGACGAACTGGCGGCGTGGCTCGAACTCGCCACCGACTCGACGATGGTGACCTACCCGGGCGGGCACTTCTATCTCGAGCAGCACAGGGCGGCGCTGCTGGACGTGATCCACCGGAAACTGGGCCGATGA
- the gntA gene encoding guanitoxin biosynthesis heme-dependent pre-guanitoxin N-hydroxylase GntA, whose amino-acid sequence MSDPKAELEAFIQTTEFSCLGARAALKKGSIVHGHYPALGDPESARAHYRDMLGYARDIRPTLSDKSFRTFVSTFEEPGGILDEEEYERLLWRHLQLIHDIDSRTYGLDEGATSDPDEPNFGFHVAGHSFFVVGMHPGSSRASRRFSRPAIAFNSLMQFMLLGDKFFSMQDAIRKRETTNNGSVNPSFTTYEYQMPSRHFSGRMTEEDWKCPFTSRHEPSSVKYTSDVMQRPTG is encoded by the coding sequence ATGAGCGACCCGAAAGCGGAGCTCGAAGCGTTCATCCAGACCACGGAGTTCAGCTGTCTCGGTGCTCGTGCGGCGTTGAAGAAGGGCTCGATCGTCCACGGCCACTACCCGGCGCTGGGCGATCCGGAGTCGGCGCGGGCCCACTACCGCGACATGCTCGGCTATGCCCGCGACATCCGGCCCACGTTGTCGGACAAGAGTTTTCGCACGTTCGTGTCCACCTTCGAAGAACCCGGCGGGATCCTCGACGAGGAGGAGTACGAACGCCTGCTGTGGCGCCACCTCCAGCTGATCCACGACATCGACAGCCGCACCTACGGCCTCGACGAAGGCGCCACCTCGGACCCCGACGAACCGAACTTCGGGTTCCACGTCGCCGGGCACTCGTTCTTCGTCGTCGGCATGCATCCGGGTTCGTCACGGGCGAGCCGGAGGTTCTCCCGGCCTGCGATCGCGTTCAACTCGCTGATGCAGTTCATGTTGCTGGGCGACAAGTTCTTCTCGATGCAGGACGCGATCCGCAAACGCGAGACGACCAACAACGGCTCGGTCAACCCGAGCTTCACCACCTACGAGTACCAGATGCCGTCCCGGCACTTCTCCGGACGGATGACCGAAGAGGACTGGAAGTGCCCGTTCACTTCGCGGCACGAGCCTTCGTCGGTCAAGTACACCTCGGACGTCATGCAGCGCCCCACCGGCTGA
- a CDS encoding acyl carrier protein: MSQDVRGEIRGFIGAKFPSLSFTDEQDIFALGFVNSLFAMELVMFIEKAFATRIPNEELKLDNFRTVTRMTELVERRTAAAAH, encoded by the coding sequence ATGTCGCAGGACGTCCGCGGCGAGATCCGCGGCTTCATCGGCGCGAAGTTCCCCAGCCTGTCGTTCACCGACGAACAGGACATCTTCGCGCTGGGTTTCGTGAACTCCCTGTTCGCGATGGAGCTGGTCATGTTCATCGAGAAGGCGTTCGCCACCCGGATCCCCAACGAGGAACTGAAGCTGGACAACTTCCGCACCGTCACGCGGATGACCGAACTGGTCGAGCGGCGCACCGCCGCGGCCGCGCACTGA
- a CDS encoding HAD-IIIC family phosphatase codes for MTEVLEKPKRGRIKCVVWDLDNTLWDGTLLEDGEVTVRPEVVAEIKRLDELGILHSVASRNDHEAAMTRLKAAGLDEYFLYPQISWNPKSGSVERIAKSLNIGLDAIAFVDDQPFELAEVAHALPSVKTVDVAKLGEALASEEFRPKFVTDESRVRRELYRAAAVREQVEQDHEGTSEEFLSTLDMKFTIARAQREDLQRAEELTVRTNQLNSTGRTYSYDELDELRTSPDHVLLVASLSDKYGGYGKIGLALAERGAPAWHLRMMLMSCRVMSRGVGTVLLNHIMGLAKEDGAKLRADFVETGRNRVMYVTYAFAGFTEISRDGDRLVLESDLSTIQPPPPYLTMELR; via the coding sequence ATGACCGAGGTGCTGGAGAAACCCAAACGGGGCCGGATCAAATGCGTGGTGTGGGATCTCGACAACACGCTGTGGGACGGCACGCTGCTGGAAGACGGCGAGGTCACCGTACGGCCGGAGGTCGTGGCGGAGATCAAGCGGCTCGACGAACTGGGCATCCTGCATTCGGTGGCCAGCCGCAACGACCACGAAGCGGCGATGACGCGGCTGAAGGCGGCCGGGCTCGACGAGTACTTCCTGTACCCGCAGATCAGCTGGAACCCCAAATCCGGTTCCGTGGAAAGGATCGCGAAGTCGCTGAACATCGGTCTCGACGCGATCGCGTTCGTCGACGACCAGCCGTTCGAATTGGCCGAGGTCGCGCACGCGCTGCCTTCGGTCAAGACCGTCGACGTGGCGAAGCTGGGGGAAGCACTGGCGTCGGAGGAGTTCCGGCCGAAGTTCGTCACCGACGAGTCGCGGGTGCGCCGCGAACTCTACCGCGCTGCCGCCGTGCGGGAGCAGGTCGAACAGGACCACGAGGGCACCAGCGAGGAGTTTTTGTCCACTTTGGACATGAAGTTCACGATCGCGCGTGCCCAGCGGGAGGACCTGCAGCGGGCCGAGGAACTGACCGTCCGCACCAACCAGCTCAACTCCACCGGCCGGACCTACTCCTACGACGAGCTGGACGAGCTGCGCACCTCGCCCGACCACGTCCTGCTCGTAGCCTCCCTTTCCGACAAGTACGGCGGCTACGGCAAGATCGGCCTGGCGCTGGCCGAACGCGGCGCGCCGGCCTGGCATCTGCGGATGATGCTGATGTCGTGCCGCGTGATGTCGCGCGGGGTCGGCACGGTGCTGCTCAACCACATCATGGGACTGGCGAAGGAAGACGGCGCGAAACTGCGCGCGGACTTCGTCGAGACCGGCCGCAACCGGGTCATGTACGTGACCTACGCGTTCGCGGGCTTCACCGAGATCTCGCGGGACGGCGACCGGCTCGTCCTGGAGTCCGATCTGAGCACGATCCAGCCGCCGCCGCCCTATCTGACGATGGAGCTGCGATGA
- a CDS encoding acyl-CoA dehydrogenase family protein, whose translation MRARTRPETPAVEVIGRFVDEEVGPHADAWDRAEHIPPEVLRRVGALGLWAPFLPVEAGGAGLDMVTLGRLHEEAGRGCSSLRSLLTVHTMVTATVQRWGDDEQRERWLPVLSDGATLGAFCLTEPDFSGSDSTAAGTVAVAENGVWTLRGRKTWITGGQVAGLLLVFAGTATGMSAFLVPSDHPGVRVTPVRHMLGTTASMLATIEFDDVRLDPSALVGPPGWAAGTVMTGALDLGRYSVACGSVGIVRAALAASAAYTSVRSAGGGLLRDLPQIRAKISEMVTARDAARLLCEKAGRLKDAGDPATIMATWVAKYFASTAAAKAASDAVQIHGANGCGPDYPVARLYRDAKVMEIIEGSTQIQELTIADEAYREVPG comes from the coding sequence GTGAGGGCGAGGACACGGCCCGAAACGCCCGCGGTCGAGGTGATCGGGCGTTTCGTCGACGAGGAGGTCGGCCCGCACGCGGACGCGTGGGACCGGGCCGAGCACATCCCCCCGGAGGTGCTGAGGCGGGTGGGGGCGCTGGGACTGTGGGCCCCGTTCCTCCCCGTCGAAGCCGGCGGCGCCGGGCTGGACATGGTCACCCTCGGGCGGCTGCACGAGGAGGCGGGCCGCGGCTGTTCTTCGCTGCGGAGCCTGCTCACCGTGCACACGATGGTGACCGCGACGGTACAACGCTGGGGCGACGATGAGCAGCGCGAGCGCTGGCTGCCCGTCCTGTCCGACGGCGCGACGCTGGGCGCGTTCTGCCTGACCGAGCCGGATTTCAGCGGTAGCGACTCGACGGCCGCGGGCACCGTGGCCGTCGCCGAGAACGGCGTCTGGACTTTGCGGGGGCGCAAGACCTGGATCACCGGCGGCCAGGTCGCCGGGCTGCTGCTGGTGTTCGCCGGCACGGCCACCGGGATGAGCGCGTTCCTGGTGCCCTCGGATCATCCGGGGGTCCGGGTGACCCCGGTCCGGCACATGCTCGGCACCACGGCGAGCATGCTGGCGACCATCGAGTTCGACGACGTCCGGCTCGACCCGTCCGCGCTGGTCGGTCCGCCGGGCTGGGCCGCGGGCACGGTGATGACCGGCGCGCTCGACCTCGGGCGCTACAGCGTGGCGTGCGGTTCGGTCGGGATCGTGCGGGCGGCGCTCGCCGCGTCGGCCGCCTACACGTCGGTGCGGTCCGCGGGCGGCGGGCTGCTGCGGGATCTGCCGCAGATCCGCGCCAAGATCAGCGAGATGGTCACCGCGCGCGACGCCGCGCGCCTGCTGTGCGAGAAGGCCGGGCGGCTCAAGGACGCGGGCGATCCGGCGACCATCATGGCGACCTGGGTGGCCAAGTACTTCGCGTCCACGGCCGCGGCCAAGGCGGCTTCGGACGCGGTCCAGATCCACGGCGCGAACGGCTGCGGCCCCGACTACCCGGTGGCGCGCTTGTACCGCGACGCGAAGGTCATGGAAATCATCGAGGGCAGCACCCAGATCCAGGAGCTGACCATCGCGGACGAGGCGTATCGGGAGGTGCCGGGATGA
- a CDS encoding TetR/AcrR family transcriptional regulator, translated as MTRATTRKAEAGGEDQAAVPRRLLSHATKLFAKKGFDRTSVQEIVEAAGVTKGAMYHYFGSKDDLLYEIYARVLRAQTEQLEKVVSSEAPLRERLRSAASDVVVSTIDNLDDNTIFMQSMHQLSVEKQKAVRAERRKYHERFRTLIEEGQESGEFRADKPADVIVDFFFGSVHHLGSWYRRGGALSARQIGDHFADLLLAALRPE; from the coding sequence ATGACACGAGCGACCACCAGGAAGGCCGAGGCCGGCGGTGAGGACCAGGCCGCCGTCCCGCGCCGTCTGCTGTCGCACGCCACGAAGCTCTTCGCCAAGAAGGGTTTCGACCGCACCTCCGTGCAGGAGATCGTCGAGGCGGCCGGGGTCACCAAGGGCGCGATGTACCACTACTTCGGTTCCAAGGACGACCTCCTTTACGAGATCTACGCCCGGGTGCTGCGCGCGCAGACCGAGCAGCTGGAAAAAGTGGTCTCGAGCGAGGCTCCGCTGCGGGAACGGCTGCGTTCCGCCGCCTCCGACGTCGTCGTCAGCACGATCGACAACCTCGACGACAACACGATCTTCATGCAGTCCATGCACCAGCTCAGCGTGGAGAAGCAGAAGGCCGTCCGCGCGGAACGCCGCAAGTACCACGAGCGGTTCCGCACGCTGATCGAGGAAGGCCAGGAGTCCGGCGAGTTCCGCGCGGACAAACCGGCCGACGTGATCGTCGACTTCTTCTTCGGGTCGGTGCACCACCTCGGATCGTGGTACCGGCGCGGCGGCGCGCTCTCGGCCCGCCAGATCGGCGACCACTTCGCCGATCTCCTGCTGGCCGCGCTGCGACCCGAGTAG
- a CDS encoding AAA family ATPase gives MSTRHPGTGTGSRADVRVEEVGALRDGAALGTTPLTVLAGEPGCGRGTVLDRLAEELTPSAKVLVLRLAKLDRTLPYGAMFRLLVLLGGDRAEEEPARRSVLAMLARAGETTPTPETVAKIATAVFALLRVQTPLVVLVDDAQWLDEHTARLVSALLHRCTAETPISVVATVRTGAGDDLSESPALRGAFARLRASGRAKSRFLRPLSRAQSRSLLTGLVSALPNDGLVSELHTAARGNPAALTALVHGYRKAGALRIIDRTAYRVERVDRPVATEDHPLLLAVTEAGGGVREVAETMAMLCPLGTAAPGLAATALGWREDDLRAVLDRLVAERVLVRQHDGGHRFRVPAVRDALLTKIGPYASRSLAAQAVQAVWSGSASVSDPDLVLDWITQAGSLVDTRRAADELLENGKRVLFTDGAKAERWLHATLSWVTEPPARTVVLMLLSAAKALHYRAAEAGDCARQVLCKHLGHLEPAEAQELSVLFISGLAARGDLGELAEIAAGASPVLPDDPALMVINRAYALVLSHRWIEARDLLERARAVWTGSNHITADFGTMFLAACGVVLGDTSQLHTLIAHPELWRSGHLPQYNIEQRRFEVEMLLQLGELRQARRLITDAGMPLDQLPGANLFALNYLGGDWAEAMELARRTMLGGTDPARPLHCLLTHCAIRILGAQGRLARARALAADSRPAGIQHTIDHAESTVLGGLGDTEGADALLYSAARSADAGGYLLGTEDLWADLARSALARNKQREGEHWVRRSARTATQLDTARAHQNHYLARAAVHREPASARRAAAIARERREVPYESAMTLLRAGLAGHRPERSWTEAYELFGEVDAWYWRGRVRKLLRDNGFAGPGRTETTAENERLLAILVAEGLTNRQLAVVLETSEKSVEGKLSRLFSRTGYTSRVELAAAILTGDYLT, from the coding sequence ATGAGCACCAGGCATCCGGGCACCGGGACGGGATCGCGGGCGGACGTCCGCGTCGAGGAGGTCGGAGCCCTGAGAGACGGAGCCGCTCTGGGCACGACCCCGCTGACGGTGCTAGCCGGGGAGCCGGGTTGCGGCCGCGGCACGGTACTGGACAGGCTCGCCGAGGAGCTCACCCCGTCGGCCAAAGTGCTGGTGCTGCGGCTGGCCAAGCTCGACCGGACACTCCCGTACGGGGCGATGTTCCGGCTTCTCGTCCTTCTCGGCGGGGACCGGGCCGAGGAGGAACCCGCGCGGCGCTCCGTGCTGGCCATGCTCGCCAGGGCGGGCGAGACCACGCCGACCCCGGAGACCGTCGCGAAGATCGCGACCGCCGTGTTCGCGCTTCTCCGCGTCCAGACCCCGTTGGTGGTCCTGGTCGACGACGCGCAGTGGCTCGACGAGCACACCGCCCGGCTGGTGAGCGCGCTGCTGCACCGTTGCACGGCGGAGACACCGATCAGCGTGGTCGCGACAGTGCGGACAGGCGCGGGAGACGACCTGTCCGAGAGCCCCGCGCTGAGAGGCGCCTTCGCGCGGCTCCGGGCGAGCGGGCGCGCGAAGTCGCGGTTCCTCCGGCCGCTTTCGCGTGCGCAATCGCGGTCACTGCTGACGGGACTGGTCTCGGCCCTGCCCAACGATGGCCTGGTGAGCGAGCTGCACACCGCCGCCCGGGGCAATCCCGCCGCCCTGACCGCGCTCGTGCACGGCTACCGGAAGGCCGGAGCGCTGCGGATCATCGACCGCACCGCGTACCGCGTCGAGCGGGTCGACCGGCCGGTGGCCACCGAGGACCATCCGCTCCTGCTGGCGGTGACCGAGGCCGGTGGCGGCGTCAGGGAGGTGGCCGAGACGATGGCGATGCTCTGCCCGCTCGGCACCGCCGCACCCGGCCTGGCCGCGACCGCGCTCGGATGGCGTGAAGACGATCTGCGGGCGGTGCTCGACAGGCTTGTCGCCGAACGTGTCCTGGTGCGGCAGCACGACGGCGGGCATCGGTTCCGGGTCCCCGCCGTGCGTGATGCCTTGCTGACCAAGATCGGGCCGTACGCCTCGCGCAGCCTGGCCGCTCAAGCGGTCCAGGCGGTGTGGTCCGGCTCCGCGTCCGTCTCGGATCCGGATCTGGTGCTCGACTGGATCACCCAGGCCGGGTCGCTCGTCGACACGCGCCGCGCGGCGGACGAACTCCTCGAAAACGGCAAGCGGGTCCTGTTCACCGACGGCGCGAAGGCGGAACGCTGGCTCCACGCGACGCTGTCCTGGGTGACCGAACCGCCGGCGCGGACGGTCGTGCTGATGCTGTTGAGCGCGGCGAAGGCGTTGCACTACCGGGCGGCCGAGGCCGGGGACTGCGCGCGGCAGGTGCTCTGCAAACATCTCGGCCACCTCGAACCCGCGGAGGCACAGGAACTTTCGGTCCTGTTCATCTCCGGGCTCGCCGCCCGCGGTGACCTCGGTGAACTCGCCGAAATCGCGGCGGGCGCGTCGCCGGTGCTGCCGGACGACCCGGCACTGATGGTGATCAACCGCGCGTATGCCCTGGTACTGAGCCATCGCTGGATCGAGGCGCGCGACCTGCTGGAGCGGGCGCGCGCGGTGTGGACCGGCAGCAACCACATCACCGCCGACTTCGGCACGATGTTCCTCGCGGCCTGCGGCGTCGTGCTCGGCGACACGTCCCAGCTGCACACGCTCATCGCGCATCCGGAACTGTGGCGTTCCGGGCATCTTCCGCAGTACAACATCGAACAGCGCCGGTTCGAAGTGGAGATGCTGCTGCAGTTGGGAGAACTCCGGCAGGCGCGGCGACTGATCACCGACGCCGGGATGCCCTTGGACCAGTTGCCGGGAGCCAACCTGTTCGCGCTGAACTACCTCGGCGGTGACTGGGCCGAGGCGATGGAACTGGCCCGGCGGACGATGCTGGGCGGCACCGATCCGGCTCGGCCGCTGCACTGCCTGCTGACGCACTGCGCGATCCGGATCCTCGGCGCGCAGGGCCGGCTCGCCAGGGCCAGGGCGCTGGCCGCCGACAGCCGCCCGGCCGGGATACAGCACACGATCGACCACGCCGAATCCACCGTGCTCGGCGGACTCGGTGACACCGAGGGCGCCGACGCGTTGCTGTACTCCGCCGCGCGCAGCGCCGACGCGGGCGGCTACCTCCTGGGCACCGAAGACCTCTGGGCCGACCTGGCGCGCTCCGCGCTGGCGCGGAACAAGCAACGCGAAGGTGAACATTGGGTACGGCGCTCCGCGCGCACGGCGACCCAGCTCGACACCGCCCGCGCGCACCAGAACCACTACCTCGCCCGCGCGGCGGTCCATCGCGAACCCGCCTCGGCCCGGCGCGCCGCGGCCATCGCGCGCGAACGCCGGGAGGTTCCCTACGAGTCGGCGATGACCCTCCTGCGGGCAGGGCTCGCCGGGCACCGGCCGGAGCGGTCATGGACCGAGGCGTACGAACTGTTCGGCGAGGTCGATGCCTGGTACTGGCGCGGCCGCGTTCGGAAGTTGTTGCGCGACAACGGCTTCGCCGGACCCGGCCGGACGGAGACGACCGCCGAGAACGAACGCCTGCTGGCGATCCTCGTCGCCGAGGGCCTCACCAACCGGCAACTGGCGGTCGTCCTCGAAACCAGTGAGAAAAGCGTGGAAGGCAAGCTCAGCAGGCTTTTCTCACGGACCGGGTACACGTCCCGGGTGGAACTCGCGGCGGCGATCCTGACCGGCGACTACCTGACCTGA